A genomic stretch from Prochlorococcus marinus str. MIT 9312 includes:
- a CDS encoding NAD(P)-binding protein, whose product MKSDSTYDLIIIGGGISSCVFTSKYLDNNITKRIALFEAGRGLGGRSSTRISKRFKGWSLNHGAPNFNICNSKNNLLLKRYIDELLDNKFIKQDYSELVFLDEASNLDTINKSEFTCGVNYLSLFSMSQLSQKIIQLNDSRRKIDYYFETLIVDLKFNNDEWTLTSENGDEYKSKFLISTTNLLLHKRSLKILNINQIPLRKAIPKNKDIKIDLLLNFLGKQSFIPRLTFLIYTNVNYSFKDFYSKKQRYFYLNKNLENKYKFERIIFQLDDNNKLGIVVHSRNIDFINSYINAKDEDLFKQKIFTNFNELFEGNSSVNQLTCNEKITIMKWRASQPSGCAVPLSLQLSRKYRIGFCGDWFEGEGFGRIEGSILSALTLVKKIKDLIK is encoded by the coding sequence ATGAAAAGTGATTCTACATACGACTTAATAATAATAGGAGGAGGAATATCATCATGCGTTTTTACTTCAAAGTATCTAGATAATAACATTACAAAAAGGATTGCTTTATTTGAGGCTGGACGGGGACTTGGAGGGAGATCAAGTACAAGAATAAGTAAAAGATTTAAAGGATGGAGTCTTAATCATGGTGCTCCAAATTTCAATATTTGCAACTCTAAAAATAACCTCTTATTAAAAAGATATATTGATGAATTATTGGATAATAAATTTATTAAACAAGATTATTCAGAATTAGTTTTTCTAGATGAGGCATCTAATTTAGATACCATTAATAAATCTGAATTTACTTGCGGGGTAAATTATCTTTCTTTATTTTCTATGAGTCAATTATCACAAAAGATAATACAGTTGAATGATTCAAGGAGAAAAATAGATTATTATTTTGAGACATTAATAGTTGATTTGAAATTTAATAATGATGAATGGACATTAACATCTGAAAATGGAGATGAATACAAATCTAAATTTCTTATTTCTACAACTAATTTGTTATTACACAAAAGGTCATTAAAAATATTAAACATAAATCAAATCCCATTAAGAAAAGCTATTCCTAAAAATAAAGATATAAAAATTGATTTGCTTTTAAATTTTTTAGGTAAACAATCATTTATTCCTAGGTTAACTTTTTTAATTTATACAAATGTAAATTATAGTTTTAAAGATTTTTATTCTAAAAAACAAAGATATTTTTATTTAAATAAGAATCTAGAGAATAAATATAAATTTGAAAGGATTATTTTTCAGCTAGATGATAATAATAAATTAGGTATTGTAGTACATTCAAGAAATATAGATTTTATTAATTCTTATATAAATGCAAAAGATGAAGATCTTTTTAAACAAAAAATATTTACAAATTTCAATGAACTGTTTGAAGGTAATTCCTCAGTAAATCAATTAACTTGTAATGAGAAAATTACTATTATGAAATGGAGAGCTTCTCAACCTTCTGGATGTGCCGTCCCATTATCTTTACAATTAAGTAGAAAATATAGAATTGGTTTTTGCGGAGATTGGTTTGAAGGAGAAGGATTTGGTAGGATTGAAGGCTCAATTTTAAGTGCTTTAACATTAGTGAAAAAAATAAAAGACTTAATTAAATAA